A single Verrucomicrobiia bacterium DNA region contains:
- a CDS encoding urea transporter: protein MSQTTAIPPDTCEPSNFVDQVLKGFGQILLQPNRWTGLFIIAGLLVGNWRFALAAMVAATTGTLLARALKWPAPETNAGLYGFSPALTGVALLVRFGSTTAAWIAIIIGAALAAWVQQCFIQRKIPAYTFPFIVITWGIIFGLAQWVNLPPGVSAPLTGWPGWSDRLLTATNGYGQVVFQVHFLSGLLFFTGVLISHPIAALYGLGASLLGAIVAVLLGSPFASVQLGLFGFNPILTAIVFSGPRAKDGLWVLIGSLLTIGINQFLVAYPFLNGVGGALTFPFVAGTWLTLLLQKVLRRSA from the coding sequence ATGAGTCAGACTACCGCCATTCCGCCCGATACCTGCGAGCCGTCAAATTTCGTGGATCAAGTGTTGAAAGGCTTTGGTCAAATTCTGTTGCAGCCCAATCGCTGGACCGGACTGTTCATCATCGCGGGGTTATTGGTGGGCAACTGGCGTTTTGCGCTGGCCGCAATGGTCGCCGCCACCACCGGCACACTTCTGGCCCGCGCCTTAAAATGGCCGGCACCGGAAACCAACGCCGGCCTGTATGGCTTCAGCCCGGCGTTGACTGGAGTCGCCTTGCTCGTTCGGTTCGGCAGCACGACGGCGGCCTGGATCGCCATTATTATTGGCGCGGCGCTGGCGGCCTGGGTGCAGCAATGTTTTATCCAACGAAAAATTCCGGCCTACACGTTTCCTTTCATCGTGATTACGTGGGGAATTATTTTCGGTCTTGCCCAATGGGTCAATCTGCCGCCCGGCGTTTCTGCCCCGCTGACCGGCTGGCCGGGTTGGAGCGACCGTCTTTTGACCGCCACCAATGGCTACGGGCAGGTGGTTTTCCAAGTTCATTTTCTGTCAGGCCTGTTGTTTTTCACAGGCGTATTGATCAGTCACCCCATCGCGGCCTTGTATGGTCTGGGCGCATCGCTGCTCGGGGCCATTGTCGCGGTGCTACTCGGCTCGCCGTTCGCCTCCGTTCAATTGGGACTGTTCGGCTTCAACCCGATTCTGACCGCCATCGTCTTTTCGGGACCGCGCGCCAAAGACGGGTTGTGGGTTTTAATCGGATCCCTTCTAACGATCGGCATCAACCAGTTCCTCGTCGCTTACCCGTTTCTGAATGGCGTCGGTGGCGCGCTGACCTTCCCGTTTGTGGCCGGTACCTGGCTCACCCTGCTCCTGCAAAAAGTTCTGCGGCGCTCCGCGTAA
- a CDS encoding tetratricopeptide repeat protein has translation MTTGHEKKSSAHYTMSWLPWALAAVVAGGYLLTVNRHLSFLPDWTSVQQMPAGVRALGWSYTPDVLAPIYYLVTLPIRWLPAAWIPLCLNLFSVACAALALGQLARSVALLPHDRTAMQKFRLGRTRELLTGLPFAWLPPVLATLVCALGLSFWEYGTNGSGEMFDLLLFAYVLRSFLEYRRDEKEARLLHAAFVYGLALTNNPVMIAGFPIYLGALVWTRKLEFFKFSFLSRMLFYGLAGLAFYLLLPAIGAWSGSTAATFWELLRSNLGTQRWVLTTLPRETLLLLSLTSVVPVFLLSIRWAPHRDASHVGSFVTNIAFHVCHTAILLACLWVILDPDFSPREIGKSLPFPGGNFAFLPLYYLAALSVGYYSGYLLVVSQAHEPGRSVKRPALGALRVQWGVAAALLGLLIVTPLILLDRNLPQIRLTNGPLQSRFAAAEAFNLPEHGVILSDDPRRLWMVQEWLTRQRRAADYIFVTTAWLTSSDYQKFLHKKHPDWIVPDDLEPQAAIPEIKLLRAMMQMAADHQIAYLHPSFGYYFETFHAEPNGLGSLLHLDKTSSLLAAPLSPECVTRNNRFWTEAEHGFLTTILPETRATTQQPRLKFPKNLYKKIGLKPRQNQSVSILGSYCSRSLVRWGVELQRLNEYPEAAKWFALAEELNPDNVVASGNLLFNAQHQRGEAPTLAIPKEFADIFGETRTWEQMLTVFGPYDLPGLAYQQGMVFVQGNLIRQAAQYFDRTRVLVADDIGSRLWLAQLNLNRGLPDETIKMVDEVRQIADRLPDVRTNLTDLFCIEAAAYLAKNDDAAANRIINENLAKSPNNFNLLGAACKVYADNHRYTNALALSERLVQLAPTNLTWLINRGCFLIELSDYDGAIESFDRASTVEPNNYRAILYRAIAQLHANRLDGAQQDYETVQRQFPKEFAVDYGLGEIAFRRQDTNAAIRHYENYLLNAPARTTEAIEVAQRLRELKGEAIAAPDAKTAPKP, from the coding sequence ATGACAACAGGTCACGAAAAGAAATCGTCAGCGCATTACACGATGAGCTGGCTGCCGTGGGCTCTGGCGGCCGTGGTGGCGGGAGGCTACCTGCTCACGGTCAACCGCCATCTGTCTTTTCTACCGGATTGGACTTCGGTGCAACAAATGCCGGCCGGCGTGCGCGCCCTTGGCTGGAGTTATACTCCCGACGTACTGGCCCCGATTTATTATCTGGTGACCCTGCCCATCCGGTGGCTGCCCGCCGCCTGGATTCCCTTATGCCTCAACCTCTTTTCTGTGGCCTGCGCGGCGCTGGCGTTGGGGCAACTGGCCCGCTCCGTCGCATTGCTGCCGCATGATCGAACCGCGATGCAGAAATTCCGGCTGGGGCGCACGCGCGAGTTATTGACCGGGCTGCCGTTCGCGTGGCTGCCTCCGGTGCTGGCAACCCTGGTTTGCGCGCTTGGCTTGAGTTTCTGGGAATACGGTACGAACGGTTCGGGCGAAATGTTCGATCTACTGTTGTTCGCTTACGTATTGCGCAGTTTCCTCGAGTATCGGCGCGATGAAAAGGAAGCGCGCCTGCTCCATGCCGCGTTTGTTTATGGACTGGCGCTGACCAATAATCCCGTGATGATCGCCGGCTTCCCGATTTATCTCGGCGCCTTGGTGTGGACGCGCAAACTGGAGTTTTTCAAGTTCAGCTTTCTAAGCCGCATGTTGTTCTACGGTTTGGCGGGACTCGCCTTTTATCTGCTATTACCCGCCATTGGTGCGTGGTCGGGCAGCACTGCGGCGACCTTCTGGGAACTGTTGCGCAGCAACCTGGGCACTCAACGCTGGGTGCTAACCACTCTTCCACGCGAAACCTTGCTGCTGCTCTCACTCACGTCGGTGGTTCCGGTATTTCTGCTCTCCATCCGCTGGGCGCCCCACCGTGACGCCAGCCATGTTGGTTCATTTGTCACGAACATCGCGTTTCACGTCTGCCATACCGCCATTCTGCTCGCCTGCTTGTGGGTGATTCTCGATCCCGATTTTAGTCCGCGGGAGATCGGCAAAAGCCTCCCCTTCCCCGGCGGCAACTTCGCCTTCCTGCCGCTGTATTATCTGGCGGCTTTGAGCGTCGGTTATTACAGCGGTTACCTCCTGGTCGTTTCGCAAGCTCATGAACCCGGACGGAGCGTCAAGCGGCCCGCCCTGGGTGCGCTCCGCGTCCAATGGGGCGTGGCGGCGGCATTGCTAGGTCTGCTGATTGTCACGCCGCTCATATTGCTGGATCGCAATCTCCCGCAAATCCGGTTGACCAACGGTCCCTTGCAAAGTCGCTTTGCGGCGGCGGAAGCATTCAACCTCCCGGAACACGGCGTGATTCTGAGCGATGATCCCCGCCGGCTCTGGATGGTGCAGGAGTGGCTGACACGGCAACGGCGCGCCGCCGACTATATTTTTGTCACCACCGCATGGTTGACCTCATCGGACTATCAAAAGTTTTTGCATAAAAAACATCCCGACTGGATCGTGCCTGACGATCTTGAACCCCAAGCCGCCATTCCCGAGATTAAATTGCTACGGGCGATGATGCAGATGGCGGCGGATCATCAAATCGCGTATCTGCATCCCAGCTTTGGTTATTACTTTGAAACATTTCACGCCGAGCCGAACGGTTTGGGCAGTTTGTTGCATCTGGATAAGACCAGTTCGCTGCTCGCCGCGCCGCTCTCGCCCGAATGTGTCACTCGGAACAACCGGTTTTGGACTGAAGCCGAGCATGGGTTTTTGACCACCATTCTGCCCGAGACCCGCGCCACCACTCAGCAGCCACGACTCAAGTTTCCCAAAAATCTGTATAAAAAAATCGGACTCAAGCCGCGTCAAAACCAATCCGTATCCATCCTGGGTTCGTACTGCTCCCGAAGCCTGGTCCGCTGGGGCGTCGAGTTGCAAAGGTTGAACGAATACCCCGAGGCCGCAAAGTGGTTTGCGCTGGCGGAAGAACTGAATCCGGACAATGTCGTGGCTTCCGGTAATTTGCTGTTCAACGCCCAACACCAACGCGGCGAGGCGCCGACGCTGGCCATCCCCAAGGAATTTGCAGATATCTTTGGCGAAACCCGCACTTGGGAACAGATGCTCACGGTCTTCGGCCCGTATGATCTGCCCGGCCTGGCCTATCAACAGGGTATGGTGTTTGTGCAAGGGAATTTGATTCGACAAGCCGCGCAGTATTTTGATCGCACCCGCGTCCTGGTTGCGGATGACATCGGCAGCCGTTTGTGGCTGGCCCAACTGAATCTCAATCGCGGGCTGCCGGATGAAACCATCAAGATGGTGGACGAAGTGCGTCAAATTGCGGATCGCCTTCCCGACGTTCGAACCAATCTCACGGATTTGTTCTGCATCGAAGCGGCGGCTTATCTGGCGAAAAACGACGATGCCGCCGCCAACCGGATCATCAACGAAAATCTGGCCAAGTCGCCCAACAACTTCAACCTGCTGGGCGCGGCCTGCAAAGTGTATGCGGATAATCACCGCTACACCAACGCACTGGCGTTAAGCGAACGCCTGGTACAACTCGCTCCCACCAACCTGACGTGGCTCATCAACCGCGGTTGTTTCCTCATCGAACTGTCGGATTACGATGGGGCCATTGAGTCCTTTGATCGCGCCTCGACCGTGGAGCCCAACAACTATCGCGCCATTCTCTATCGCGCCATTGCCCAATTACACGCCAACCGTTTGGACGGCGCGCAACAGGATTACGAGACCGTGCAGCGCCAGTTCCCGAAGGAGTTCGCCGTGGACTATGGCCTGGGCGAGATCGCCTTCCGCCGCCAGGACACTAATGCGGCCATTCGACATTACGAAAACTACCTCCTGAACGCACCGGCGCGAACGACCGAAGCGATCGAGGTCGCTCAACGATTGCGCGAGCTGAAAGGCGAAGCCATCGCTGCGCCGGACGCCAAAACGGCGCCCAAGCCTTAA
- a CDS encoding class I SAM-dependent RNA methyltransferase → MVEAAAPALAVGQKHIVTIEDLAFGGEGVARLNGFVLFILFVIPGEQVEVEILELKKHFGRAKLVRLITAAPERVQPECAYFGACGGCQYQHVDYPAQLRFKHKQVADLFQRLSGITPELIEPVIPCPQPYGYRNRIMIRSQWNKPEQKLNLGFIRADCGLVEDIETCKIAEPALNEQITYVRQHPPPKGGIKVVLRIPPEDWEVPAHSFFQNNFFLLPELVRVVRETLRAGGSRHLVDLYCGVGFFGIELAGAVESFVGVECDQLAIAAARRNAQRRGVTNGEFIAARVEEALPQLVERFSAPATTVLIDPPRKGCQPATLELLRSVRPAQVLYVSCHPATMARDLNILGADGVFKLRRVTPLDMFPQTQHVECVADLRAAD, encoded by the coding sequence ATGGTGGAAGCCGCAGCGCCCGCGCTGGCCGTGGGACAAAAACACATTGTCACAATTGAAGACCTGGCCTTTGGCGGCGAAGGGGTGGCGCGTTTGAATGGCTTTGTCCTGTTCATCCTCTTCGTCATTCCAGGCGAACAGGTCGAAGTCGAAATCCTGGAGCTGAAAAAGCATTTTGGCCGCGCAAAATTGGTGCGGCTCATCACGGCGGCGCCCGAACGGGTTCAGCCGGAATGTGCTTACTTTGGCGCGTGCGGCGGCTGCCAATATCAGCACGTTGATTATCCCGCGCAACTGCGGTTCAAACATAAGCAGGTCGCGGATCTCTTCCAGCGGCTCAGCGGCATCACCCCGGAGTTGATCGAGCCGGTGATCCCCTGCCCGCAACCGTATGGTTATCGCAATCGCATCATGATTCGCAGTCAGTGGAACAAGCCCGAGCAGAAGTTGAATCTCGGCTTCATCCGCGCGGATTGCGGATTGGTGGAAGATATCGAGACGTGCAAAATTGCGGAACCGGCCTTGAACGAGCAGATCACTTACGTGCGACAGCATCCGCCCCCCAAGGGCGGGATCAAAGTGGTGCTGCGAATTCCACCCGAGGATTGGGAGGTGCCGGCTCATTCGTTTTTCCAGAACAATTTCTTCCTGTTGCCGGAACTGGTGCGCGTGGTGCGCGAAACGCTGCGCGCCGGCGGCAGCCGGCATTTGGTGGATTTGTACTGCGGCGTCGGCTTCTTTGGCATTGAACTGGCCGGAGCGGTGGAATCGTTCGTGGGCGTGGAATGTGATCAACTGGCCATCGCGGCGGCGCGGCGCAACGCGCAACGACGCGGGGTGACCAACGGCGAATTTATTGCCGCGCGGGTCGAGGAGGCTTTACCGCAATTAGTGGAGCGATTTTCCGCCCCGGCAACCACCGTGCTGATTGATCCGCCTCGCAAAGGTTGTCAGCCAGCAACGCTGGAACTGCTGCGAAGCGTGCGGCCCGCCCAAGTCCTCTACGTTTCCTGTCACCCAGCCACGATGGCGCGGGACTTGAACATTTTGGGTGCGGACGGTGTCTTTAAGCTGCGACGGGTCACGCCATTGGACATGTTTCCGCAAACGCAACATGTGGAATGTGTCGCGGACCTGCGGGCGGCAGATTAA
- a CDS encoding RNA polymerase sigma factor: MVGDVHLAEDVTQATFLALAKNAAQLTNCAVLAGWLHRTAQNIAAQTIRTDVRRRVREQEAATMNELIAPTPEADWEQIAPHLDAALGELTEPDRDAILLRYFERKSAREMAAQLGISDEAAQKRVSRAVERLREFLAKRGVTVGASGLAVVISAHAVQAAPAGLALTITTAATLTGATLATTATVTTTKAIAMTALQKAIVTTTIAILAGVGIHEARQNSKLREQNQQRQGLLHEQIQRIDAALMDATNRLANLRDENARLSRNADELLRLRGEIGTLRRSLREAENDGENLRLRQEVSQLEAMWNNWTNSTYFNNPYFQRDEWVERGTAEPINTLQTMLSAIKQRDDQRLAQLVSGSDETQLLDSILLPKRVWDKVIGVQIVDINIMTSDGQDSKAVIGTVLQKQRSPSESPGAPYDNSALEAYRNSEQSIRRWFFVKTNGQWLITGSG; encoded by the coding sequence ATGGTTGGTGACGTACACCTCGCCGAGGACGTAACCCAAGCCACCTTCCTCGCACTGGCCAAAAACGCCGCCCAACTCACGAATTGTGCGGTGTTGGCCGGATGGTTGCATCGCACCGCGCAAAACATTGCTGCTCAAACCATCCGCACCGACGTACGCCGCCGTGTTCGCGAACAGGAGGCCGCCACCATGAATGAACTGATCGCTCCAACGCCCGAAGCCGATTGGGAACAGATCGCCCCGCACCTCGATGCCGCGCTCGGCGAACTGACCGAACCGGATCGCGATGCGATTCTCCTCCGCTATTTCGAGCGCAAGTCCGCCAGGGAAATGGCCGCGCAACTCGGCATCAGCGACGAAGCCGCACAAAAACGCGTGAGTCGCGCCGTGGAACGACTGCGTGAATTTCTGGCCAAACGCGGCGTCACCGTCGGCGCGAGCGGACTCGCGGTCGTCATTTCCGCCCACGCCGTGCAAGCCGCACCCGCAGGTCTCGCTCTCACCATCACCACGGCTGCCACTTTGACGGGAGCAACGCTTGCCACCACCGCAACGGTCACCACTACGAAAGCCATCGCCATGACTGCACTTCAGAAAGCCATCGTCACCACTACCATAGCCATCCTCGCTGGAGTGGGAATTCACGAAGCTCGCCAAAACTCAAAACTGCGCGAACAAAATCAACAACGGCAAGGGCTGCTGCACGAGCAGATTCAACGAATCGATGCCGCATTGATGGATGCAACCAACAGACTCGCCAATTTACGCGATGAAAACGCGCGCTTGAGCCGCAATGCAGATGAATTACTCAGATTGCGAGGTGAAATTGGCACGCTCCGCCGGTCGCTCCGGGAAGCTGAAAATGACGGAGAAAATCTGCGGCTTCGGCAGGAGGTCAGCCAACTTGAGGCTATGTGGAACAACTGGACAAATAGCACATATTTCAACAATCCGTACTTTCAGCGCGATGAATGGGTGGAAAGGGGGACGGCAGAACCAATTAACACTTTGCAGACCATGCTGTCGGCCATAAAGCAACGCGATGATCAGAGGCTCGCTCAATTGGTATCTGGAAGCGATGAAACTCAGTTACTCGATTCCATACTCCTCCCCAAACGGGTATGGGATAAAGTCATCGGAGTTCAAATCGTGGACATTAACATCATGACCAGCGACGGTCAGGATTCAAAAGCGGTGATCGGAACAGTCTTGCAGAAGCAAAGATCACCATCAGAATCTCCCGGCGCTCCCTATGACAACTCAGCCCTTGAAGCATACCGAAACTCAGAACAGTCCATACGCCGCTGGTTTTTTGTAAAAACAAATGGCCAGTGGCTGATCACAGGTAGTGGCTGA
- a CDS encoding 3-isopropylmalate dehydratase: protein MSKSVFTGPVYVVRDNIDTDQIIPAQYLNLVPTIPDEYEKLGSYALVGLPDSLYPTRFVEAGQLDSQYPIVVAGKNFGCGSSREHAPIAMGSANCEVVLAESFARIFFRNCVATGELYPCEITERLCDVLKTGDVVTVDLDKATVTVQATGKVYSFKQLGDVRPVVDAGGIFNYARNTGMIAK from the coding sequence ATGAGTAAGTCTGTATTTACCGGACCCGTTTACGTAGTGCGCGACAACATAGACACCGATCAAATCATTCCCGCGCAATACCTGAACCTGGTGCCGACCATTCCCGACGAATACGAGAAGCTGGGCAGCTACGCCCTGGTCGGGTTGCCGGACTCACTCTATCCCACGCGCTTTGTCGAAGCCGGGCAACTGGACAGCCAGTATCCGATCGTGGTCGCGGGGAAAAATTTTGGCTGCGGCAGTTCGCGTGAACACGCGCCCATCGCGATGGGGTCGGCGAATTGTGAAGTGGTGCTGGCGGAAAGTTTCGCGCGCATCTTCTTCCGCAACTGCGTCGCCACCGGCGAACTGTATCCCTGCGAAATCACCGAACGCCTCTGCGACGTGCTCAAAACCGGCGACGTCGTGACCGTGGATTTGGACAAAGCCACTGTGACCGTGCAGGCCACCGGCAAAGTATATTCGTTCAAACAACTCGGCGACGTGCGTCCCGTGGTGGACGCCGGCGGCATCTTCAATTACGCCCGCAACACGGGCATGATTGCGAAGTGA
- a CDS encoding anhydro-N-acetylmuramic acid kinase encodes MKPAKLKIKREGFYVGLMSGTSADGIDAVVARISPVAPRPRVQLVAHVYRRFTPQFQQRLLRACLHGHVAEICELNFALGEFFARAALAVIQRAGLQPQQIEVIGSHGQTLHHLPHAQFPSTLQIGEPGVIAERTGITTVADFRVRDMAAGGQGAPLVPFADWVLFTHPNHPRIIQNIGGIGNLTFLPPHARREDIIAFDTGPGNMVMDALVSRLTHGQRRFDQGGRWAAQGKVSAALLETCLAHPFFQRRPPKTTGREEFGELFLTPLLAQARRRRLSPADLVATATELTAVSIATAYRRFIFPKIEPRALARLEVIIGGGGARNATLLRRLQTHLGVGKILRHEDFGMDSSAKEPLAFALLAHATIRQQPGNVPSATGARRAVVLGKIVPA; translated from the coding sequence ATGAAGCCTGCAAAATTAAAAATCAAGCGTGAGGGATTTTATGTCGGGCTGATGTCCGGCACCTCTGCGGATGGCATTGACGCCGTGGTGGCGAGAATTTCCCCGGTTGCGCCGCGACCTCGGGTGCAATTGGTGGCGCACGTATATCGCCGGTTCACGCCCCAGTTCCAACAACGGCTGTTGCGAGCGTGTTTGCACGGTCACGTGGCGGAAATTTGCGAATTGAACTTCGCGCTGGGCGAATTTTTCGCGCGCGCGGCGTTGGCCGTGATTCAGCGCGCGGGATTGCAACCCCAGCAAATCGAGGTGATTGGCTCGCACGGCCAGACGCTCCACCATCTGCCGCACGCCCAGTTTCCATCCACACTGCAAATCGGCGAACCGGGCGTCATTGCCGAGCGCACCGGGATCACGACGGTGGCCGATTTTCGGGTGCGCGACATGGCCGCCGGCGGGCAGGGCGCGCCGCTGGTGCCGTTTGCCGATTGGGTGTTGTTCACGCATCCAAACCATCCGCGCATCATCCAGAACATCGGCGGCATTGGGAATCTCACGTTTTTGCCGCCGCACGCCCGCCGCGAGGACATCATCGCGTTCGACACTGGTCCGGGCAATATGGTGATGGATGCGCTCGTTTCCCGGTTGACGCACGGGCAGCGCCGTTTTGATCAAGGAGGGCGTTGGGCGGCGCAGGGGAAGGTTTCTGCCGCGCTGTTGGAAACGTGTTTGGCGCATCCGTTTTTCCAACGACGTCCGCCCAAAACCACCGGACGCGAGGAATTTGGCGAACTGTTTTTAACCCCGTTGCTGGCGCAGGCGCGTCGTCGGCGTTTGTCCCCCGCAGACCTCGTCGCTACAGCTACTGAATTGACCGCCGTCAGCATCGCCACCGCGTACCGTCGGTTTATTTTTCCGAAAATCGAACCGCGCGCCCTGGCACGGCTCGAAGTCATCATTGGCGGTGGCGGCGCCCGGAACGCTACTCTGTTGCGCCGTTTGCAGACGCATTTGGGCGTGGGGAAAATTTTGCGCCACGAAGATTTTGGCATGGATAGCTCCGCCAAAGAGCCGTTGGCTTTTGCGTTGCTGGCGCACGCAACCATCCGTCAGCAACCCGGTAATGTACCCTCGGCAACCGGCGCACGTCGCGCGGTGGTGCTGGGCAAAATTGTGCCCGCCTGA
- a CDS encoding DUF4160 domain-containing protein: protein MGKIRRGGYMFMWWIGDHSPRHVHVFDKNGRLITRVNLETMQPMDIPKIERKILELIRELQREGRL from the coding sequence ATGGGAAAAATCCGCCGGGGCGGGTATATGTTCATGTGGTGGATTGGCGACCATTCACCGCGGCACGTTCATGTATTCGACAAAAACGGCAGATTGATTACCCGGGTGAATCTGGAAACCATGCAACCAATGGACATTCCCAAAATCGAGCGTAAGATTCTGGAGCTGATCCGCGAATTGCAGCGCGAAGGCCGACTATGA
- the cobA gene encoding uroporphyrinogen-III C-methyltransferase: protein MNERGMVYLVGAGPGDTGLITLRGVELLRRADVVIYDALVNLALLQHAPESAAIIFGGRRAKTVYDNRGDVIDQLIAEARAGKMVVRLKGGDPYVFGRGGEEAERLHEAGIPFEVVPGISAFAAVPNYGGVPLTHRDHCSQLTILTGHDDPSTPDPAVNWAAEAKNPGTKVVMMGTERIGPIAATLIANGMNPHTPVAMISWGTTGRQQSLTSTLAQIATDAAKIKLPPPTVTVIGDVVKLRDKLNWFEARKLFGQRIVVTRAKNQAAELSRRFTELGAEVLEIPCIKIVPPTQKHLVADALLELGSYDWLVFTSPNGVRVFFDYFFKMHPDLRELGGARLAAVGPGTAAKLRELHLEVDLMPARAVGIEIAKEFAKFQAIENVKLCLFRAEQANPELPQALQELGAIVDDIPVYATVAETQSFPVAEARLREAGADWITFTSGSTVEHFHARFNLVELTQKFSTTRLASIGPETTKALQRLGLTPHAEAKEHTATGLVAAVLQAST, encoded by the coding sequence ATGAATGAACGTGGCATGGTTTATCTGGTTGGCGCGGGGCCGGGCGATACTGGTTTGATCACTTTACGCGGCGTGGAATTGTTGCGCCGGGCGGATGTCGTCATCTACGATGCGCTCGTCAATCTCGCCCTGCTCCAGCACGCGCCGGAATCGGCCGCCATCATTTTCGGCGGACGCCGGGCGAAAACCGTTTATGACAATCGCGGCGACGTGATTGACCAACTCATTGCCGAAGCGCGCGCCGGTAAAATGGTGGTCCGGCTCAAAGGCGGCGACCCGTATGTGTTTGGTCGCGGCGGTGAGGAGGCGGAACGGCTGCACGAAGCGGGGATTCCCTTTGAAGTGGTACCCGGGATTTCCGCTTTTGCCGCCGTGCCCAATTACGGTGGCGTGCCGCTGACGCATCGCGATCACTGTTCGCAACTCACCATTCTGACGGGTCACGATGATCCCTCCACTCCCGATCCGGCGGTGAACTGGGCCGCGGAAGCGAAAAATCCCGGCACCAAAGTGGTGATGATGGGCACGGAACGCATCGGCCCCATTGCGGCCACGCTGATCGCCAACGGCATGAATCCCCACACCCCGGTGGCCATGATCAGTTGGGGCACAACCGGACGACAACAATCCCTCACCAGCACCCTCGCCCAAATCGCCACGGACGCCGCGAAAATCAAACTGCCGCCACCCACCGTCACCGTCATCGGCGACGTCGTCAAACTGCGCGACAAACTCAACTGGTTTGAAGCCCGGAAACTGTTCGGTCAACGCATCGTGGTGACGCGCGCAAAGAATCAGGCAGCCGAACTTTCCCGTCGCTTCACCGAACTCGGCGCTGAAGTGTTGGAAATCCCCTGCATCAAAATCGTTCCCCCCACGCAGAAGCATCTGGTTGCCGATGCCTTGTTGGAGCTGGGTTCTTACGATTGGCTCGTGTTCACCAGCCCCAACGGCGTCCGCGTTTTCTTTGACTACTTTTTCAAAATGCACCCGGACCTGCGCGAACTTGGCGGCGCGCGACTGGCGGCTGTTGGCCCGGGCACGGCGGCCAAACTACGCGAACTGCATCTGGAAGTGGACTTGATGCCCGCCAGGGCCGTCGGCATCGAGATCGCGAAAGAATTCGCCAAGTTTCAAGCCATCGAAAACGTGAAGCTCTGCCTCTTCCGCGCCGAGCAAGCCAATCCCGAATTACCGCAGGCGTTGCAGGAACTGGGCGCGATTGTGGACGATATTCCCGTGTACGCCACCGTCGCGGAAACGCAGAGCTTTCCCGTGGCGGAAGCCCGACTACGCGAGGCGGGCGCGGATTGGATCACGTTCACCAGCGGCTCGACAGTGGAACACTTTCATGCGCGCTTCAATCTCGTGGAACTGACGCAAAAATTTTCCACCACCCGGCTGGCCAGCATTGGACCGGAAACCACCAAAGCATTGCAACGACTGGGCTTGACGCCCCATGCCGAAGCCAAAGAACACACCGCCACCGGCCTGGTAGCCGCTGTGCTCCAAGCGTCCACCTGA
- a CDS encoding transposase — MPDADPPKDFPFSNPLVAGLHFRGKLPHLKNEEAVYFVTFRLADSLPAHEVVRLKHERKVILEQARAAKSPLTWHEEQQPLAWYCDKVEALLDAGHGTCWLSKPEIADLVAAALKHFAGPRYELRAWVVMPNHVHAVVWPLPGHTLSDILHSWKSFTSSKASQLLHRKHQEFWQTESFDHWIRDDEEHARLVAYVENNPVKARLCKAPGDWKWSSASSRQAV, encoded by the coding sequence ATGCCCGACGCCGACCCGCCAAAAGATTTCCCGTTCTCAAATCCGTTGGTGGCTGGTTTGCATTTTCGCGGAAAACTGCCGCATTTGAAAAATGAAGAGGCGGTTTATTTCGTTACGTTTCGTCTGGCGGATTCCCTGCCCGCTCACGAAGTCGTTCGGTTGAAGCACGAACGCAAAGTCATTCTCGAACAAGCCCGCGCCGCCAAGAGTCCTTTGACGTGGCATGAAGAACAGCAACCCCTGGCTTGGTATTGCGACAAAGTGGAAGCGTTACTCGACGCCGGGCATGGCACGTGTTGGTTGAGCAAACCGGAAATTGCCGATCTCGTCGCCGCAGCCCTAAAACATTTTGCCGGCCCCCGCTATGAACTGCGCGCGTGGGTCGTGATGCCCAATCACGTTCACGCCGTCGTCTGGCCGCTGCCGGGACATACGTTGAGCGACATCCTGCATAGCTGGAAATCATTCACGAGCAGCAAGGCGAGCCAGTTGTTGCACCGCAAGCATCAGGAATTCTGGCAGACCGAATCATTTGATCACTGGATTCGGGACGATGAAGAACATGCGCGACTGGTGGCTTACGTGGAAAACAATCCAGTCAAGGCGCGCCTCTGCAAAGCGCCGGGGGATTGGAAGTGGAGTAGTGCGAGTAGCCGGCAAGCGGTGTAG